The following DNA comes from Anopheles coustani chromosome 2, idAnoCousDA_361_x.2, whole genome shotgun sequence.
TTGGATATAAAGGGATAAACAAGCAATCCAGATGGGGTGTCCCATGCATTGGGCGCTATTATTGCTTGCGTTATTCGCTTCAGCGATACAAACGGCAGTTCTTAACGCTGTATGTggtattttacattttttaaatgatttaaaaatctaTGTTATATGTTTAACTTTATATACTATTCTGAACGCTCATTAGCCACGACTGTTTCCGTGGTGTAGTGGTTATCACATCCGCCTAACACGCGGAAGGCCCCCGGTTCGATCCCGGGCGGAAAcagagaaaagttttttgtttttttttttcaaaagtatTTTTGTCACCAGTTACTTGTGCAGTTCAAGGAGAAGTATCAACTAACCAATGTCCTAATTTTAGATGGTTGATATGACGTGATCATCATCTCGCCCGGTCTGAGCACTGATTAGCATTTTATTACTGAATTCTTCAGTTTGCGCTCACCCTATTCACTCGTTTGTTAGGTTTCTGATGATAGCACGCTATTTCCGATGCTAGCAAAATAATGAAGAAGCAGGAATCATATTAGAAGCATCATCACCCATCATGTGATAGATAATGCTGTGCTCTACATTACTAATCTATGTGTGGGAAAGTCAAATTACACAATTTTAACGATAGGCGATGTTTTTTCAAATAACCTGTAGTAAACCTCTGTTGAGTTGCtctatgaaattattttctttacaatTGCTATATGAAACGAAATTTATTGTTCAAACTGCTGATCTCTGAACCTATTTTAAGTGTTTTTTAATGCTGTGATCCTTTTGATCGTAGCAGTTAGAATGCAATGTAGTAAATGTGAACTCATCAACTTACGAACGACCAttagtttttcctttgaaGACCGTGTTTGTACAGAGATTATAAGCTAACGATAATGAGAATATTTTATGATTCCAATAAACCGTATCACTATAATATTTACGATCAGTTGTTCTGCCAAACTTTATTGCACTCCAAGTTTGTATATCAAAATAATTCTCACAATCAGTGTTGTCTTTCGTGACGATAAGTCGGGTTTAATCAAGATTGCTTTGTCTTTAACAATTTCATAAGAGAATAGAATTAAGGAAATACATATCCGAGTGAAGGCATTTGAATGAGGAACCAATTTCCATTAAAAAATACTCCAATCAACAAAGTTGATAGGATTGGCTTTATATTAAATTGATCTCGCTTGAACAAGTTTATGCAAgtaaattatgctaaaatgaGAACAACACGTGTCGATTCTTCCTTTAGAAGCCGGAACATGAAAACACCATCGCGATAGACGAAAGCCCACTGTCCCGGGTGAAACGAAATGGGGCAAACATCCGTGGAAAGTATGTATCACTATTTGGCTCGTTGTCCAAATTGTTTGTGgataaaaatcttttttaaaaactcgTCCGTACAGTTTCAGAGGGCAAACACAGTCACAGTACCTTCATTTCGGAAACAGTCAGGATGGCAAGGCGGAAGCCGAAGCAACGCAGCACAGTTCCAGAGCGGTTGTCGGTAAGCCTTGTGAGTTGGTTAGATTAGCAGAAAGCTAGATCTTCAATCTCGTTTGGTTTCCCTCACACATTCCAGTTGGTTCCAACGGCATGGGTCAAGCCCAGAGTCAGTCCTTGGGGGGCGATTGTACCTCCTGCTACGGTGCGGTTGACGGAGGTGGCAGCTACGTTTATGGTACTTTGACTACTTCACGACGAAGCAGCTCTACAACAATTAGTTTTTGATATACATTTGTATTTCTAGAGAGTAGACCTGATCCTTTGAAAGCGCCCGATGGACAACGACCTGTCGATAGGTTGCGTCTTCCGGAAGCTTTCGAACCCGGGACGAACGGGCATACTGGTAGGCCTGGAGGAGTGGACGGTTATGGACGACCTGGTGGATCTGGTCTCGATGGTCAAGGCAGATCGTTAGGCGGACCAGGGAGTGAGGGATCCGGAGTTGATGCGTATGGAAGGCCAATCGGAAGACCGGGCACGGATGGAGCTGGCGGAGGAACAGGAGTAGCAAGACCAGGGTACGACATGCAGGGCAGACCTATCGGTGGTTTTGGACCGGGTGGACCTGGACAAGGATTTGATTCGCAAGGCAGACCTATCGGCGGGCCGGGAACGGGAGGATCAGGCGTGGACCAATATGGGCGACCAATTGGTGGACAAGGAGCTGGTGGACCTGGATTTGACAGTTATGGCAGACCAATTGGAGGGCCCGGCGCTGGTGGACAGGGCTTAGATGCCTATGGTAGGCCCATCGGTTCAGGTGTTGATGGCCAAGGCCGACCTGGTTTTGATGCACACGGTAGACCCATTGGAGGAGGCACGGTTCCAGGACAGCAGGGACTGGATGCTCAGGGCAGACCCATTGGGGGACCCGGTAGTGTGGGTTCGGGGGTCGACGCTTACGGAAGGCCCACTCAGGGTCCAGGAACTGATGGAACAGGTGTAGACGCATATGGCAGACCTGTCGGAGTTACTGGATCAGGAGTTGATGCACACGGGCGTCCAATTGGCGGGCCAGGGACTGGAGGACCAGGAGTTGACGCACATGGTAGACCGGTTGGAGGTCCTGGAAGTGGCGTAGCTGGTGTTGATGCTCATGGCAGACCTGTTGGTGGTCCTGGTGCAAGCGGACAAGGAGTTGATAGCCATGGGCGACCAATCGGAACACCAGGAGCAAGTGGAACAGGTACTGGAATAGACTCTCAAGGTCGACCAATTGGTGGAAGCGGTGTCGGCGGAGTAGATGGTCATGGAAGGCCTATTGGAGGCCCTGGAGGCCCAGGAGGTGATGGACATGGAAGGCCCTCGGGTGGACCAGGAACAGGAGGACCAGGTACAGTAGGCCAGCAAGTCGATGCGCATGGTAGACCCATAGGCGGACCTGGAACTCCAGGCGTTGATGCACATGGTAGGCCAATTGGAGGCCCAGGAACTGGAGGAGGCCCAGGAACTGGAGTTGGCCCAGGAACTGGTGGGGGGCCAGGAACTGGAGGGGGGCCAGGAACAGCAGGTCCACAAGTCGATGCACACGGGCGTCCTATTGGTGGACCGGGAACACCTGGTGTTGATGCATACGGCAGGCCAATTGGTGGACCAGGAACAGGTGGACAACTTTTAGACGCTTATGGAAGACCTATTGGAGGACATGGCGTTGGAGGAGGACCAGGTGTTGATGCTCACGGAAGACCATTGGTAGGTACTGGTCCAGGATATGACGCTCAAGGACGTCCGATCGGAGTCCCAGGTACTGGGTTGGATGCAAGTGGCAGACCTATTACGGGAACCGGTCCTCATCCTCATTTGATTGGTGCTCCACATTCCGTGACTCTACCCGGTCAAGATCACACCGTGGTCAACCCAACTGGTGGACTTACGGTGTTAGTGGGTACGGGAGACTCTAAACAAACAGTAATTGGTTCCGATAGTAGACTAGATGGATACGGTCCAGTAAAAATAATTCCTGGCCCACCTGGTAGTCACGGACCCCCGCGACAAACGGCCTATGTACATCCAAGCGGAACGACGGTGCTTGTGGGAACGGGCGGGGCGCAGCAGACCGTATATCATTCAAGTTATCCAGGTGTTGGTCCACAGACGGTTGTCCATCCCGGCACAGGTGGCGGTCATGGACAGTATCCTGGAACGGGACATACTGGACAATACCCAGGAGGAATTGGACAATCAGGAGCAGGACATATTGGGCAGCATCCAGGAGGAGTTGGACCTTCAGGAGGTGCACCTGGAGTGGGACATACTGGACAGTATCCAGGAGGAGTTGGGCCATCAGGAGGAGTACCTGGAGCAGGACATACTGGACAGTATCCAGGAGGAGTTGGGCCATCAGGAGGAGCACCTGGAGCAGGGCATACTGGACAGTATCCAGGAGGAGTTGGGCCATCAGGAGGAGTACCTGGAGCAGGGCATACTGGACAGTATCCAGGAGGAGTTGGGCCATCAGGAGGAGTACCTGGAACAGGGCATACTGGACAATACCCTGGAGGAGCACCTGGTGGTGGTCAACATCCAGGAGGATCAGGAGCCGTAGGTGGCCCTGGAACCACAGGACAGTATCCTTCAGGGGGCCCCGGTGTCGGAGGCGGTCATCATCCAGGTGCTGGCGGTGTCGGAACTGGCCAGTATCCGTCGGGGATAGGACAATATCCAGGTGGTTCTGGTAGTGGCACAGGGCAGTATCCCGGTGGTGGATCAGGAGCTGGTGTTGGTGGAAGTCCCGGAGTTGGAGTAGGACAGTTTCCTTCTGGTGCAACAGGTGTTGGAGGCGGACAGTATCCAGGTGGAGCAGGGATCGGCACAGGTCAGTATCCATCAGGAGGTGTCGGTGGTGGTCCAGGATTTGGCCAGTATCCTTCGGGAGGAACGGGTGGAGCAGGCACTCAGTATCCAGGTGGTACAGGCACAGGACAGTATCCTTCAGGACCAGGACATTATCCAGGAAGTTCAGGAGCTGGAACGGGTCAATACCCTGGAACGGGCAGTGGTCCAGGAACGGGAGCTGGACAATACCCAGCAGGAGGAACAGGTGTTGGAAGTGGCCAGTATCCTGGAAGTACAGGACAGTACCCATCAGGAGGTGGACAATATCCCGGAGGTTCGGTTGGTGGATTTGGACAGTATCCTGGAACAGGTTCGGGTTCAGGAACTGGAACAGGCCAATATCCTGCTGGAGGAGCTGGTGTCGGTGGTAGCCAATATCCAGGAGGTGCAGGATTCGGAACCGGACAGTACCCAGTAGGTGGAGGACAATACCCTGGAGGTACTGGAAGTGGAGTAGGCCAGTACCCTGGAGCAGGAACAGGAACGGGTGTTGGTACTGGTCAATATCCAGGAGGAAGCACAGGTGTGGGAGGTGGACAGTATCCAGGAGGTGGCGGAGTAGGCGTAGGGCAATACCCGTCCGGAGCAGGTCAATATCCTGGAAGCTCCGGTGGCGGAGCAGGACAGTTACCAGGAGCTGGAACTGGGGGAGGAGTGGGTCAATACCCTTCGGGAGGAACAGGTGTAGGCGGTGGGCAATATCCAGGATCCGGAGGAGTACAATACCCTGGAGGTAGTGGAAGTGGAGTAGGACAGTACCCGGGAGCAGGAACAGGAACGGGTGTTGGTACTGGGCAATATCCGGGAggtggtgctggtgttggAGGTGGGCAGTACCCAGGTAGTGGTGGACAGTACCCAGGAGGCGCAGGGCAATACCCGTCCGGTACCGGGCAATATCCGGGCAGCTCGGGTGGCGGAGTAGGACAATACCCTGGAGCTGGAACTGGAGCGGGAGTTGGTCAACATCCTTCGGGAGGAACAGGTGTAGGCGGTGGCCAATATCCAGGTGGTACAGGCACTGGAGCTGGACAGTATCCAGGAGGTACTAGCGGTGGAACTGGAACCGGGTCTTCCATTGACCAGTATCCTAGCACTATCACTCAAGGAGGAGGAAACCTAGCTCCGCAACCAATTCAACTGCCAGAAGAAGAGGACGATGCATTCTCACAGGCTGAATCGTCGGTGAAAAACGGAGCCGTGATAGCCAGCGCTCAGGGTCGTAAGAATGGAGGTACGGCGCAGACACAGGTCTCCGGTACCTACAACGGAACGGGATCATTTAGTGCGAGTGCCCAAACGAGCGACAAGGATAGGGCCGCACAGGCACAGGTATCCGGTGGAAAGGAAGGCGCTATGAGTTCTGCACAAGGTACGGGTGGTATTGGCAAATCACAGTCACTTGTGCAGGTAGACTCGAAGACCGGTGGTACCTCGGCAACATCGCAAAGCGGCGGCCTAGGCCATGAAAGCCAGTCGGAGGTATGTGTCAAGCTGTAACATGGTAATGGAGAAATAAGAAAGCCAATTAACAATTTTACACTATCCAATCGCAGGTTGTAGCCAATGAAAAGGGTGGTTTGGCCGATgctcaatcaagcggaccggGACAAACGTCCTCTCAAGCACAGATTGGCTTCCGACCGCAAGGTGAAGGGGTGCTTGACCAAcaaaacatcttcaacggAGGAGGACAAGCATCGGCGCAGTCGGGAGCACACTCTGGTCAGAGTCAATCGCAAATAAGTGGCAATTTCAAGTAAGTCTTCAGCTAAGTGCGATCGAGAATAATTTAACACGTTGTAACGCACTCTCGTCTGTATACGCTCTTAGGTTCGGCATTGCATACCATGGTGCTGCCCAATCCGCGTCCGGTACAAAGGAACAGGTTAACACCTACCGggagaaaagcaaaaatctGTTCCGTCGGATTGAATTGTTTTCAGGATCAAACGGGTAGGATACACACTAATGTAAACCTATGACACATTACAAGTGTCCCTTGCTTTGTAACAGTTACTGATTGCATGTCTTTTAACTGAAGTCttaaatgttatttatttaaaactggTTTATCGCATGTGCATTAACAAGCTCAGAAGTAGT
Coding sequences within:
- the LOC131265286 gene encoding uncharacterized PE-PGRS family protein PE_PGRS54-like encodes the protein MGCPMHWALLLLALFASAIQTAVLNAKPEHENTIAIDESPLSRVKRNGANIRGNFRGQTQSQYLHFGNSQDGKAEAEATQHSSRAVVVGSNGMGQAQSQSLGGDCTSCYGAVDGGGSYVYESRPDPLKAPDGQRPVDRLRLPEAFEPGTNGHTGRPGGVDGYGRPGGSGLDGQGRSLGGPGSEGSGVDAYGRPIGRPGTDGAGGGTGVARPGYDMQGRPIGGFGPGGPGQGFDSQGRPIGGPGTGGSGVDQYGRPIGGQGAGGPGFDSYGRPIGGPGAGGQGLDAYGRPIGSGVDGQGRPGFDAHGRPIGGGTVPGQQGLDAQGRPIGGPGSVGSGVDAYGRPTQGPGTDGTGVDAYGRPVGVTGSGVDAHGRPIGGPGTGGPGVDAHGRPVGGPGSGVAGVDAHGRPVGGPGASGQGVDSHGRPIGTPGASGTGTGIDSQGRPIGGSGVGGVDGHGRPIGGPGGPGGDGHGRPSGGPGTGGPGTVGQQVDAHGRPIGGPGTPGVDAHGRPIGGPGTGGGPGTGVGPGTGGGPGTGGGPGTAGPQVDAHGRPIGGPGTPGVDAYGRPIGGPGTGGQLLDAYGRPIGGHGVGGGPGVDAHGRPLVGTGPGYDAQGRPIGVPGTGLDASGRPITGTGPHPHLIGAPHSVTLPGQDHTVVNPTGGLTVLVGTGDSKQTVIGSDSRLDGYGPVKIIPGPPGSHGPPRQTAYVHPSGTTVLVGTGGAQQTVYHSSYPGVGPQTVVHPGTGGGHGQYPGTGHTGQYPGGIGQSGAGHIGQHPGGVGPSGGAPGVGHTGQYPGGVGPSGGVPGAGHTGQYPGGVGPSGGAPGAGHTGQYPGGVGPSGGVPGAGHTGQYPGGVGPSGGVPGTGHTGQYPGGAPGGGQHPGGSGAVGGPGTTGQYPSGGPGVGGGHHPGAGGVGTGQYPSGIGQYPGGSGSGTGQYPGGGSGAGVGGSPGVGVGQFPSGATGVGGGQYPGGAGIGTGQYPSGGVGGGPGFGQYPSGGTGGAGTQYPGGTGTGQYPSGPGHYPGSSGAGTGQYPGTGSGPGTGAGQYPAGGTGVGSGQYPGSTGQYPSGGGQYPGGSVGGFGQYPGTGSGSGTGTGQYPAGGAGVGGSQYPGGAGFGTGQYPVGGGQYPGGTGSGVGQYPGAGTGTGVGTGQYPGGSTGVGGGQYPGGGGVGVGQYPSGAGQYPGSSGGGAGQLPGAGTGGGVGQYPSGGTGVGGGQYPGSGGVQYPGGSGSGVGQYPGAGTGTGVGTGQYPGGGAGVGGGQYPGSGGQYPGGAGQYPSGTGQYPGSSGTGVGGGQYPGGTGTGAGQYPGGTSGGTGTGSSIDQYPSTITQGGGNLAPQPIQLPEEEDDAFSQAESSVKNGAVIASAQGRKNGGTAQTQVSGTYNGTGSFSASAQTSDKDRAAQAQVSGGKEGAMSSAQGTGGIGKSQSLVQVDSKTGGTSATSQSGGLGHESQSEVVANEKGGLADAQSSGPGQTSSQAQIGFRPQGEGVLDQQNIFNGGGQASAQSGAHSGQSQSQISGNFKFGIAYHGAAQSASGTKEQVNTYREKSKNLFRRIELFSGSNGPTVHRSSVDNDGMRKRTSETSSVSFPINTTPTTIVDEEEYDDGDDDEYDEEYDAVTSVRNLQTTATLKTTTKSTPLAQVATGPSTETVTTNGTRYHVFTQNTPTQTQKAIVPHGDNFRLVQTSNGRSTVYAVTTEPSQTPNTTPRYATRLLSTKKNTPTDDVEEGPPGGDTLPGTLRSGQPDSYISVTKQVTGVDEKSNVPAIPGKNYESTYYTKSSTCGYFTFSCNIVYGENGRSKICRPKPPAKGKC